A single Pseudomonas putida DNA region contains:
- the mfd gene encoding transcription-repair coupling factor codes for MSVLRLPQMSATAGKQTWGNLPGAALSLAIAEAASSAGRFTLLLTADSQAADRLEQELRFFAPDLPVLPFPDWETLPYDLFSPHQDIISQRIASLYRLPELSHGILVVPITTALHRLAPTRFLLGSSLVLDVGQTIDVEQMRTRLEATGYRCVDTVYEHGEFAVRGALIDLFPMGSKLPYRIDLFDDEIETLRTFDPETQRSIDKVDSIRLLPAREFPMQKEEVTRFKARFRERFDVDFRRSAIFQDLASGIIPAGIEYYLPLFFEETSTLFDYLPANTQVFSLPGVEHAAEHFWNDVRGRYEERRGDLTRPLLPPAELFLPVEDCFAQLKQWPRVVVSADEIEAGAGRERFPARALPNLAIEAKANQPLAALAEFLDQFSGRVLFTAESAGRREVLLELLERLKLRPQTVDSWADFITGRERLAITIAPLDDGLLLDDPAVALVAESPLFGQRVMQRRRREKRGEAANDAVIKNLTELREGAPVVHIDHGVGRYLGLATLEIDGQAAEFLTLEYAEGAKLYVPVANLHLIARYTGSDDALAPLHRLGSEAWQKAKRKAAEQVRDVAAELLDIYARRAARKGYAFADPAADYATFSAGFPFEETPDQQAAIEAVRVDMLAPKPMDRLVCGDVGFGKTEVAMRAAFIAVHSGRQVAVLVPTTLLAQQHYNSFRDRFAEWPVKVEVMSRFKSAKEVAAAAADLAEGKIDILIGTHKLLQDDVRFKDLGLAIIDEEHRFGVRQKEQLKALRSEVDILTLTATPIPRTLNMAVAGMRDLSIIATPPARRLSVRTFVMEQNKSTVKEALLRELLRGGQVYYLHNDVKTIEKCAAELAELVPEARIGIGHGQMRERELEQVMSDFYHKRFNVLIASTIIETGIDVPSANTIVIERADKFGLAQLHQLRGRVGRSHHQAYAYLLTPQRQKISADAEKRLEAIANTQDLGAGFVLATNDLEIRGAGELLGEGQSGQIQAVGFTLYMEMLERAVKAIRKGTQPNLEQPLGGGPEINLRLPALIPEDYLPDVHARLILYKRIASAADEEGLKDLQVEMIDRFGLLPEPTKNLMRLTQLKLQAETLGIKKVDAGPNGGKLEFEAETPVDPLTLIKLIQGQPKRYKFEGATQFRFLVPMERPEERFNTLEALFERLTPQPA; via the coding sequence GGAGCTTCGCTTCTTTGCCCCGGACCTGCCGGTGCTGCCGTTTCCCGATTGGGAAACCCTGCCCTACGACCTGTTCTCGCCGCACCAGGACATCATTTCCCAGCGCATCGCCAGCCTCTACCGGCTGCCGGAGCTGAGCCATGGCATTCTTGTGGTGCCGATCACCACCGCCCTGCACCGCCTGGCACCGACGCGCTTCCTGCTGGGCAGCAGCCTGGTGCTGGACGTGGGCCAGACCATCGACGTCGAGCAGATGCGCACGCGCCTGGAAGCCACGGGCTACCGCTGCGTCGACACGGTCTACGAGCACGGTGAGTTCGCCGTGCGCGGCGCACTGATCGACCTGTTCCCGATGGGCAGCAAGCTGCCTTATCGCATCGACCTGTTCGATGACGAGATCGAAACCCTGCGCACCTTCGACCCGGAGACCCAGCGCTCGATCGACAAGGTCGACTCGATCCGCCTGCTGCCGGCGCGCGAGTTCCCCATGCAGAAGGAAGAGGTGACCCGCTTCAAGGCGCGCTTCCGCGAGCGATTCGATGTCGACTTCCGCCGCAGCGCGATCTTCCAGGACCTGGCCAGCGGCATCATCCCCGCTGGCATCGAGTACTACCTGCCGCTGTTCTTCGAAGAAACCTCGACCCTGTTCGACTACCTGCCCGCCAACACCCAGGTGTTCTCGCTGCCAGGTGTCGAACACGCTGCCGAGCACTTCTGGAACGACGTGCGCGGGCGCTATGAAGAGCGCCGTGGCGACCTGACCCGCCCATTGCTGCCGCCAGCCGAACTGTTCCTGCCCGTGGAAGACTGCTTCGCCCAGCTCAAGCAGTGGCCACGGGTGGTGGTCAGCGCCGACGAAATCGAAGCCGGCGCCGGCCGTGAGCGCTTCCCCGCACGTGCCCTGCCCAACCTGGCCATCGAAGCCAAGGCCAACCAGCCGCTGGCGGCGCTGGCCGAATTCCTCGACCAGTTCAGCGGCCGCGTGCTGTTCACCGCCGAATCGGCGGGCCGCCGCGAGGTGCTGCTGGAGTTGCTCGAACGCCTCAAGCTGCGCCCGCAGACGGTCGACAGCTGGGCTGACTTCATCACCGGCCGCGAGCGTCTGGCGATTACCATCGCCCCGCTGGACGACGGCCTGCTGTTGGACGACCCGGCAGTCGCCCTGGTCGCCGAGAGCCCGCTGTTCGGCCAGCGCGTGATGCAGCGCCGGCGCCGTGAAAAGCGCGGCGAGGCAGCCAACGATGCGGTCATCAAGAACCTCACCGAGCTGCGCGAAGGCGCGCCGGTGGTGCATATCGACCATGGCGTGGGCCGCTACCTGGGCCTGGCCACCCTGGAAATCGACGGCCAGGCCGCCGAGTTCCTCACCCTGGAATACGCCGAAGGCGCCAAGCTGTATGTGCCGGTGGCCAACCTGCACCTGATCGCCCGCTACACTGGCAGCGATGACGCCCTGGCGCCGCTGCACCGGTTGGGTTCCGAAGCCTGGCAGAAAGCCAAGCGCAAAGCCGCCGAACAGGTCCGCGACGTGGCCGCCGAGTTGCTCGACATCTATGCCCGGCGCGCGGCGCGCAAGGGCTATGCCTTTGCCGACCCGGCCGCCGACTACGCCACCTTCAGTGCAGGCTTCCCGTTCGAGGAAACCCCCGACCAGCAAGCGGCCATCGAGGCGGTGCGGGTCGACATGCTGGCGCCCAAGCCAATGGACCGCCTGGTGTGCGGCGACGTCGGCTTCGGCAAGACCGAAGTGGCCATGCGCGCCGCCTTCATCGCCGTGCACAGCGGCCGCCAGGTGGCGGTACTGGTACCGACCACGCTGCTCGCCCAGCAGCACTACAACAGCTTCCGCGACCGCTTCGCCGAATGGCCAGTGAAGGTCGAGGTGATGAGCCGCTTCAAGTCGGCCAAGGAAGTGGCCGCTGCCGCCGCGGACCTTGCCGAAGGCAAGATCGACATCCTCATCGGCACCCACAAGCTGCTGCAGGATGATGTGCGCTTCAAGGACCTGGGCCTGGCGATCATCGACGAAGAACACCGCTTTGGCGTGCGCCAGAAGGAGCAGCTCAAAGCCCTGCGCAGCGAAGTGGACATCCTCACCCTGACCGCTACGCCGATCCCGCGCACGCTGAACATGGCGGTGGCGGGCATGCGCGACCTGTCGATCATCGCCACCCCGCCGGCGCGGCGCCTGTCGGTACGCACCTTCGTCATGGAGCAGAACAAGAGCACGGTCAAGGAAGCACTGCTGCGTGAGCTGTTGCGCGGCGGCCAGGTGTACTACCTGCACAACGACGTGAAAACCATCGAGAAGTGCGCCGCAGAACTGGCCGAACTGGTCCCGGAAGCGCGTATCGGCATCGGCCACGGGCAGATGCGCGAGCGCGAGCTGGAACAGGTGATGAGCGACTTCTACCACAAGCGCTTCAACGTGCTGATCGCCTCGACCATCATCGAGACCGGCATCGACGTGCCAAGTGCCAACACCATCGTCATCGAGCGTGCCGACAAGTTCGGCCTGGCCCAGCTGCACCAGCTGCGTGGCCGTGTCGGGCGCAGCCACCACCAGGCCTACGCCTACCTGCTGACACCGCAGCGGCAGAAGATCAGCGCCGACGCCGAAAAACGCCTGGAGGCCATCGCCAATACCCAGGACCTGGGTGCGGGCTTCGTGCTGGCCACCAACGACCTGGAGATCCGCGGTGCCGGCGAGCTGCTTGGCGAAGGCCAGAGCGGGCAGATCCAGGCCGTAGGCTTCACCCTGTACATGGAAATGCTCGAGCGCGCGGTCAAGGCCATCCGCAAGGGCACCCAGCCTAACCTTGAGCAGCCGCTGGGCGGCGGCCCGGAGATCAACCTGCGCCTGCCGGCGCTGATCCCCGAGGACTACCTGCCCGACGTGCACGCGCGCCTGATCCTCTACAAGCGCATCGCCTCGGCAGCCGATGAAGAAGGCCTCAAGGACCTGCAAGTAGAGATGATCGATCGCTTCGGCCTGCTGCCCGAGCCGACCAAGAACCTGATGCGCCTGACCCAGCTCAAGCTGCAGGCAGAAACGCTCGGCATCAAGAAAGTCGACGCCGGCCCCAACGGCGGCAAGCTCGAATTCGAGGCCGAGACCCCGGTCGACCCACTGACCCTGATCAAGCTGATCCAGGGCCAGCCCAAACGTTACAAGTTCGAAGGCGCAACCCAGTTCCGCTTCCTGGTACCGATGGAACGCCCCGAAGAACGCTTCAATACCCTGGAGGCGCTGTTCGAGCGCCTGACCCCACAGCCTGCCTAA